One Campylobacterota bacterium DNA segment encodes these proteins:
- a CDS encoding tetratricopeptide repeat protein: protein MQTLTLANIYELQGLKEDALEIYKEILKKDPGNSDAKIAIRRLSGMRKKFLGVNGEMKSFFVQMDEEAEFIQFERWLLKAWN from the coding sequence ATGCAAACGCTGACGCTCGCGAACATTTACGAGCTTCAGGGGCTCAAAGAAGATGCCCTTGAAATTTACAAAGAGATTTTAAAAAAAGATCCCGGCAATTCCGACGCGAAAATCGCGATACGCCGCCTTTCGGGGATGCGCAAGAAATTTCTCGGGGTCAACGGCGAAATGAAATCTTTTTTCGTCCAGATGGACGAAGAGGCCGAATTTATCCAGTTTGAAAGGTGGCTGCTCAAAGCATGGAACTAA